The genome window TGATAATAGTGATTTGCATCGAGCTGGGATCTGTTTACTTTTTATAATCTTGTGTTGAGCGACTAATAATCTGCTTGCATTTTTTATTGAATAACAGTGCGGTGTAATGGGTGGCAAAGAGCacgttagcctggaggaagtGGAAGAATATAGCATGGTGGTAAACAAAACTTTTAGCAGCGAGGAGGATGGCTATGAGTtttataattcatatgcaaaagtgaAAGGGTTTGGTGTTAGAAGGGgcaagacgaggaagaaaggaggcAAGGTGATTTGGAGGAGATTATTGTGCTCGTGTGAAGGATACAGGTCCACTGAACACTTTGAAAAGTCTGTTCAAGTAAGGGAGCCACGGGCGCTCACCCGTTGTGGATGCGAGGCTAGGCTTGACATTAAGCTAAATGAAGAGAGTGGCATGTGGTTTGTTACGGATTTTAAGGATTCACATTCTCATGCACTTGCTAAGCCTGGTGAGGCTTTTGTGTTGCGGTCTCACCGGTGCCTAAGTGAAGCACAGAAAGCAGAGGCCATTGAGCTGGGAATCGGCGGCCTTCGTACTTGTCAGATAATGGATGTCATGGAGAAGAACCACGGCGGTTTTGAGAAGACTGGGTTTCTGGCTCGGGACCTGTACAATTTCtttgcaaggaagaagaagaaaaaggttgAAGGTAGCGACGCTGACTTTGTTTTGAATTATATGAGGGAGAAGCAAGCAGAAGACTCGGAGTATTTCTTCAAATACACCCAGGATGCTCAAGGGcggatgaaaaatatattttgggcGGATTCGCAATCTCAGATTGATTATGATGTCTTTGGCGATGTTATGGTCTTTGACAGCACGTACCGCGTGAACCGGTACAACCTTCCTTTTGTTCCCTTCATTGGAGTTAACCATCACCGAAGTACGGTTGTATTTGGATGCGGTATCATTTCGAATGAGAGTGTGTCATCGTATGTGTGGCTGCTTGATACTTTTTTGGAGGCGATGAACCAGAAGCATCCAAAGTCACTGATCACTGATGGGGACGCCTCAATGGCAAGGGCGATTGAGATGGTTATGCCCGGGGCAGATCACCGTCTGTGCAGTTGGCATATAGAGCAGAATATGGTGAAGTACCTCAAGGGTGAAAAGCTTTCGGAGTTCAGAAAATTCATTTACCATTCAATGGAGGTTGCTGAGTTCGAGAGGCGATGGGTAGATTTCAAGGAGACCCACAAAATAACTGAAAATGACGTATGGATATGGAAGatgtatgaactcaagaacaagtgGTCTGCCGCACACACGAATGGGAGACACTTCCTAGGCATGCGTAGTAACCAGCGGAGCGAGAGCTTGAACTCTAGGCTTCACAAGCATCTAGACCGGACTATGTCGCTTGTTGACCTGGTCGAGCATTATGAGTTCTGTTTGTCACGCATCCGCAGGAATGAGGCTGAGCTTGATGCGAAAGCTTCGTTGTCCATCCCATTCACTAGGATAACTGCGGACATATATGAGAAAAGGGCTGCTCGTATCTACACGCCGACAATGTTCAGGAAGGTTAGGGTGCAAATTAGGAAGCTACCTGAATGGGAGGTTAAAAAGGTGACGATAGTAGACGGAGTTGTGAGttatcaagttgcatccataggTAACAGTGAGAACCACTTTGATGTTAGTTGTACTTTTGATGGCTCAATGATGATGACAGCTAGGTGCCCTTGCCGGATGATAGAGTGCGAAGCCATTCCATGCCCACACATATTTGCTGTTATGCGTTCTGTGGGTTTGGACACCATTCCTACTTGTTGTGTTCAAAAAAGGTGGACAATTCTAGCGAAGCTCGCATTCGCCTCGAATAGGTATAGCAATACCCATGTGTGGTCAGAACAGATGGACCGTTTCCATGACCTCCGCATGAAGGCTACTATTGTTTTGTTCAAAGCTTCGAGGACCGAGGAGCAATCGGATAAGGTTATGAGAATCCTAGATGCTATTGGGGATGAAGACGTAGAGAACAATGGGGGCATGGAGGCGACTTACTCTGGGCCTTTGCCATCACACTTTTCTGGGGCCGCCCGATCTTCTACAACAAGAGTACTCGATCCCGAGAGGATTATTTCGAAAGGTGCTCCATCGAAGAGATTGAAGCGATTTCATGAAGCcttgggcaaaaaaaaaaaattacagaatCCTAAGTCTTCAGGTAACTGGTAAACCAAAGTCACTTGCACCCATTCTATCCAAGTATGCTAATATGCCGTATTAGCTAACGTGGTAATGGTTCTGTGCTATAAATAAACTTGTGTATGTGTGCCATTTACCACATGGAAGCTTTAGAGTTGTGATTTTCTGAGGAGTTTTGTTGATTCTATTCAGATATTGCTAATTGTTGGCTTGTTAAATTTGTAACTGTGATGTAGAAGAAACACTGCTTGTGAAGCTTGATATTATCGAATGGTAGAGCAATAGATCCTTTTTTGTCATGAAATGTGAAGCAGCTATGAATTTGTTCAAGATTGAGATTTTCATGAGTGGTGAGATAGCTAGAATTGGGTAGTGCTCATTCTTTAGTTGCAAAATGGGCATGGGATCATGAGACTCATAAAGATCATAATATTATTTGTTTCAAATGCATATATGAGCTACAATGCATATACGAGCACTCGGACGAGACAGAATTCAACGGATGTATGGATTTGGAGTAGGAAGGGTAACACGTTACTCACATCTTGTATTCGAATTCATGTTTTCATCTATGTTGCTGCTAACAGATTTATCTTATTACTTCCGAAACAGATTGTTGAGGACATAACGCGACCACTCCCATACGCAGAATCATTTGACAGCAACCAGTCACACAGAAGCAACGATGAGGTATGTGTTATTAATATCCTAcaactacaaataaaatattgcCTCTTATCACCATGTCCAATGATGCAGGGATCACACCATGCCATGATAGTGCTTCGCAGACTAGAACAAAAGTTTGATGACGGCATGAAAATAATTCAACAAGTTCAACAAACATGTGAATCAACAGCAAGACGATCTGAATTGACGCACAGACTATTGACTACATTCATAAAAGATTTTATGGTGAGTCCATTCATGTTTTACTTCGCATTACCTGCATACGTATGTTCAACCATTCCTAATTCATACATTAAAGAATTCATCATTGCAGGTTGACACACAACATGAGACAGCCAACACCGACAAGCAACCTGCGCTGGACACGTTCGCAGACGATAAATTTGGTCTTAATCAAAACAAAGCACACGGGAAGAAAACTGACAACAAATCATCGCAAACAAAGGTCTTGTCGTATCCCATCTTATTAAAAACCGTTTTTTTTTGGAAGCAATGTATACCAACAATACCTATTACAGGCTACtcgcaaaagaaagaaacagcCAGCAGAACCACACGGTGCAAATCGATTAAGGTCTCCATCAAAAAGGCAACATAAACCAATACATGACAAGGACGGTGACTTTATTTACTATGGCAAGAACAAGCCAACGCAGCCACTATACATGCCAACAAGTATTACCAGGTTCAATTATATTAATTCCCAACATATGTTCAAAATCTAACTGTTTCCCAACCTTGCAGTTGCTGATTTTAAGTGTACCGAACAAGATGCTCCAACTATTGAATACATCAAGTCCGCaccaataaagaaaaaaatggtgCATATCAACGATATCGTcataacaaaagaaactatGGAAATTCTTATTGAACCTGGAAGATGGCTCACAGACCCAGTAAGTTATCCTATATGCATTGTTACAATGCATACATTAACATATCATATATAGTGAATTGTTATTTGCTTGCAGATCATGAATGCGTACATTTACTGCCTAAACGATGACAAGCGTCTAAATATTAGGGCCGGTGGGAGGGCGTTCCTAGCTGATACATTTGCTGGCCCTTTCCTGAGTTATAAAGGCTCCAACTCAGAATGGATTGTCACAAGGGCAAAACAGTATCACAAGCATGACATGGTAACTGCAACCACCCTTCCTACTGAGTCCATACTGTTTCTTCCAACAACTACTTACATCCTGCATACTACAGCTCTTTTTCCCAATCAATATCCCCCATACCCATT of Phragmites australis chromosome 3, lpPhrAust1.1, whole genome shotgun sequence contains these proteins:
- the LOC133912975 gene encoding uncharacterized protein LOC133912975, which translates into the protein MQGSHHAMIVLRRLEQKFDDGMKIIQQVQQTCESTARRSELTHRLLTTFIKDFMVDTQHETANTDKQPALDTFADDKFGLNQNKAHGKKTDNKSSQTKATRKRKKQPAEPHGANRLRSPSKRQHKPIHDKDGDFIYYGKNKPTQPLYMPTSITRFNYINSQHMFKI
- the LOC133910697 gene encoding protein FAR1-RELATED SEQUENCE 5-like; its protein translation is MGGKEHVSLEEVEEYSMVVNKTFSSEEDGYEFYNSYAKVKGFGVRRGKTRKKGGKVIWRRLLCSCEGYRSTEHFEKSVQVREPRALTRCGCEARLDIKLNEESGMWFVTDFKDSHSHALAKPGEAFVLRSHRCLSEAQKAEAIELGIGGLRTCQIMDVMEKNHGGFEKTGFLARDLYNFFARKKKKKVEGSDADFVLNYMREKQAEDSEYFFKYTQDAQGRMKNIFWADSQSQIDYDVFGDVMVFDSTYRVNRYNLPFVPFIGVNHHRSTVVFGCGIISNESVSSYVWLLDTFLEAMNQKHPKSLITDGDASMARAIEMVMPGADHRLCSWHIEQNMVKYLKGEKLSEFRKFIYHSMEVAEFERRWVDFKETHKITENDVWIWKMYELKNKWSAAHTNGRHFLGMRSNQRSESLNSRLHKHLDRTMSLVDLVEHYEFCLSRIRRNEAELDAKASLSIPFTRITADIYEKRAARIYTPTMFRKVRVQIRKLPEWEVKKVTIVDGVVSYQVASIGNSENHFDVSCTFDGSMMMTARCPCRMIECEAIPCPHIFAVMRSVGLDTIPTCCVQKRWTILAKLAFASNRYSNTHVWSEQMDRFHDLRMKATIVLFKASRTEEQSDKVMRILDAIGDEDVENNGGMEATYSGPLPSHFSGAARSSTTRVLDPERIISKGAPSKRLKRFHEALGKKKKLQNPKSSGNW